The proteins below are encoded in one region of Limnochorda pilosa:
- a CDS encoding Sec-independent protein translocase subunit TatA/TatB codes for MFNLGPMELVVILILALIVFGPGKLPEVGKALGKGLNEFRRASSQLGSVSDEPPRRPSDRSPAAAAEEAKGDRPAAVPPDAPETPPSGGNGGQEKDRTA; via the coding sequence ATGTTCAACCTGGGTCCCATGGAGCTGGTGGTGATCCTGATCCTGGCGCTGATCGTCTTCGGGCCGGGGAAGCTGCCCGAGGTGGGGAAGGCGCTGGGCAAGGGCCTGAACGAGTTCCGGCGAGCCTCGAGCCAGCTGGGTTCGGTGAGCGATGAGCCCCCACGCCGCCCGTCCGACCGCTCACCGGCAGCTGCCGCCGAGGAGGCGAAGGGGGATCGGCCCGCGGCGGTGCCGCCCGATGCCCCGGAGACCCCCCCGAGCGGTGGGAACGGCGGGCAGGAAAAGGACCGCACCGCCTGA
- a CDS encoding MogA/MoaB family molybdenum cofactor biosynthesis protein, with protein sequence MQVAVLTVSDSKARAGGTGDTSGEALQQFVEARGGTVVWRGVVPDEPSEVSERLRWLADVAGVPLILTTGGTGLTPRDRTPEATRAVLDREAPGLSEAMRVRNLERSPASMLSRGVCGVRGRSLILNLPGSPRGAVESLDVVWPQLGHAVGLVRETREGLHGDAGSEVRGGAKA encoded by the coding sequence ATGCAGGTCGCGGTCCTCACCGTCAGCGATTCCAAGGCCCGGGCCGGCGGGACCGGCGACACCAGCGGCGAGGCGTTGCAGCAGTTCGTCGAAGCCCGGGGTGGTACGGTGGTGTGGCGAGGGGTCGTACCCGACGAGCCCTCGGAGGTGAGCGAACGGCTCCGCTGGCTGGCCGACGTGGCCGGCGTGCCGTTGATCCTCACCACCGGCGGCACGGGTCTCACGCCCCGAGACCGGACCCCGGAGGCGACCCGGGCCGTCCTCGATCGTGAGGCCCCCGGGCTCTCGGAGGCCATGCGGGTGCGGAACCTGGAGCGTTCGCCCGCGAGCATGCTGAGCCGGGGGGTCTGCGGGGTGCGGGGGCGCAGCCTCATCCTCAACCTGCCGGGTAGCCCGCGCGGCGCCGTGGAGTCGCTGGACGTGGTGTGGCCGCAGCTCGGGCATGCCGTGGGGTTGGTGCGGGAGACGCGCGAGGGGCTGCACGGCGACGCCGGCTCGGAGGTCCGGGGCGGAGCCAAGGCCTAG